The sequence ATGGGTTCATTCACGGTATTTTTATAAGGTTAATTAACGGAAGATTCAGAAGGGGGAAGCGGAATGGAGCAAGTGGGTATACATCAACCATTCGATAGGCAAAACACTATAATAGTAGGAAATTCGATAATGGGAAAAACGTTGGTTTATATTCTAGGTAATTCGTAAATGGAGAGAGGATAACCTACATTCTTCACGCATGTTTGTTATGATAAAGCCAAAGACAGTGGGGGGTATCCATATGATCGGTAGAAATGATCCTTGCTCATGCGGTAGTGGAAAGAAGTATAAAAAGTGCTGTGGAAAGCAAGGTCCTGATCTTATTGAATTGATTGTTAATGAAGAATTGGATCTTGTACTTAGCACGTTCTTTGATGCATATCCAAAAGGGGAAGACCGGAAAGAGATGATCCGCATAATGCGGGAATGGATTATTCGTCTATCCGATAGCTGGAGTAAAGAAGATATTGAGGAAGCGGCAAGTGAATTTTATTTATTCATCCAAAATCCTCAAGGTTGGCATGCATACATACAGGAACAGCTATCGAAAACAAAACGTGAAGCTGTACTGACAATCCTGAAAGCGTGGGACAAGCCATTCCTGCTATTAGCTGAAATTGTTGGATCTGATGACGGGATGTTGCGAGTCAGGCAATTATTCACCGATGAGGAATTCCATGTAACACGCAATGAAGGAATGCCGGCGGATGAAGGGACGTTATTGTTCGGGACGGTTTTGCGGGACCAGCGCAAACGAGAAGATGCGATTGCTCCAGTTTCGTCAATGATGTTTTTAGCCAAATGGAGCAAACAGACGAAACAATCGTTGATGGAACTGCGTGAAAGTCAGGCATCCAAGCCTGTCGATGAGTTCCTGAAAGACCATACGCTCGATATTTATGAGCTATTTATCAAACGCAGCATGGCCTCTCTTAATGAGTTGGTCGAAGAAGTACTGGATCCAGCCAAACTCGATGCATTAAAAGCACTCGAAGTCGGATTGCGTGAAATGAAGCAGGACAGCGGAGCCCGGGAAATCATGCACAAGCTTGCCGTCGCCTATTTCCTGAATGATCATGCAGATATGGACGCAGGAGATGATTTTGTTGCTGCAGCCGTCTGGACAGGCATGAAGATCGGTATAGTAAGAGACGTTGAAGCATCTGAAGCGGAGATTGCAGACCAGTTCCGCTCTTCAGCTGAAGGGATGGGCAAGTACGTTAACAATTTGACTTCCTTATACGAAGAGATGATGGACAGCTTCGACGAGCCCATGGCCGTGCAGGTATATGATATCGGAACAGCTCCTCGGCAGTCTGAAAAAGGATTGTGGGAAACAGCAATGACAACAGCAGGCGTTGTCCAACCGGAACGTAAGCCGGGCGTTGATGAAGGACGCGCGCAATTACTGGCGTATGAAGCTTTTGCTGCAGATGACGATGAAAAACGCCGGGATCTTGCTGCGAAAGCATTGAAAATTTCTCCTGAGCATCCCGATGCACTGTTACTGGAAGCTATGGATGAAAAGGATCAGAGCCGTGCATCTGAATTATATGAGCACGCAATCCGCAATGCGAGCAAGACATTCGAACCGGGTGAAAATCCATGGATGAACTTGCCGAACCATCCATTCATGCGGGCTGCATTCGCATATGGCGTGCACCTGTTCATGCACCGGGACTACGGGGAAGCAGGAGATGTGTTCAAAGATCTTGTCCGTATGAATTCCACGGACAATCAAGGTGCCCGTTATGAAGCGGTTGCTTCCTTAATCCATGCAGAACGTTTTAATGAGGCGGCTGAAATCTTGGTGCGTTACGAAAAAGGATCGCAAATGGATGCAACCTACTTATATTTAGATTGGAAATTGGAATTTGAAGCATCTGGTGGTAAGTCAGAAGAAGCCGAGGCCATGCTTGATAAAGCGATAAAGGCTAATTCCCATGTTATGCATTTGAAAACATTCAAAGTGAAAACAATCA is a genomic window of Sporosarcina oncorhynchi containing:
- a CDS encoding tetratricopeptide repeat protein — protein: MIGRNDPCSCGSGKKYKKCCGKQGPDLIELIVNEELDLVLSTFFDAYPKGEDRKEMIRIMREWIIRLSDSWSKEDIEEAASEFYLFIQNPQGWHAYIQEQLSKTKREAVLTILKAWDKPFLLLAEIVGSDDGMLRVRQLFTDEEFHVTRNEGMPADEGTLLFGTVLRDQRKREDAIAPVSSMMFLAKWSKQTKQSLMELRESQASKPVDEFLKDHTLDIYELFIKRSMASLNELVEEVLDPAKLDALKALEVGLREMKQDSGAREIMHKLAVAYFLNDHADMDAGDDFVAAAVWTGMKIGIVRDVEASEAEIADQFRSSAEGMGKYVNNLTSLYEEMMDSFDEPMAVQVYDIGTAPRQSEKGLWETAMTTAGVVQPERKPGVDEGRAQLLAYEAFAADDDEKRRDLAAKALKISPEHPDALLLEAMDEKDQSRASELYEHAIRNASKTFEPGENPWMNLPNHPFMRAAFAYGVHLFMHRDYGEAGDVFKDLVRMNSTDNQGARYEAVASLIHAERFNEAAEILVRYEKGSQMDATYLYLDWKLEFEASGGKSEEAEAMLDKAIKANSHVMHLKTFKVKTINYPMQMTIQPGSEEEARYIWLLVNGPN